One Estrella lausannensis genomic window carries:
- the rpmF gene encoding 50S ribosomal protein L32: MAVPRNRLSNARKNSRRAHHAKSPKQSCKCKNCGVAKLPHVACPSCGAYGNGVVVKTA; encoded by the coding sequence ATGGCAGTCCCACGTAACAGATTGTCCAACGCAAGAAAGAATTCCAGACGCGCTCACCACGCCAAATCGCCAAAGCAGTCATGCAAGTGTAAAAACTGCGGAGTCGCCAAGCTTCCGCACGTAGCATGCCCATCCTGCGGCGCATACGGCAACGGCGTTGTCGTTAAAACGGCGTAA
- a CDS encoding YceD family protein — protein MEDEFKIHVDRLRHGEMEKIRETVDPGFLEQNDEELAFNAPISFHGEAYLAEQDLVVHLDIETKAKLPCSICNELTEAPLILKGLYHIVPMHEIKTGVYNLKEFLRETIVLEAPHFVECHGGSCPKRKELKRYLKSPGSTKKEEEDGTYHPFSEL, from the coding sequence ATGGAAGACGAATTTAAGATCCATGTCGACAGATTAAGACACGGCGAAATGGAAAAGATCAGGGAGACGGTAGACCCCGGCTTTCTGGAACAAAACGATGAAGAGCTTGCTTTCAACGCGCCCATATCCTTTCATGGAGAAGCGTATTTAGCAGAGCAGGATCTGGTCGTGCACCTGGATATCGAGACAAAAGCCAAACTGCCCTGCTCGATCTGCAATGAGCTTACGGAAGCGCCGCTGATCTTGAAAGGTCTGTATCATATCGTGCCGATGCATGAAATAAAGACAGGGGTGTATAACCTCAAAGAATTTTTAAGGGAGACCATCGTCCTCGAGGCGCCGCACTTCGTCGAGTGCCACGGCGGAAGCTGCCCAAAGCGCAAAGAACTCAAGCGCTATCTTAAAAGCCCGGGCAGCACCAAGAAGGAAGAGGAAGATGGAACGTATCACCCTTTCAGTGAATTATAG
- a CDS encoding Rne/Rng family ribonuclease: MEEILLNIESKEIRYAHLKNGHLHDLIIERKKERQLTGNIYRGRVTNILRNIQSAFIDIGEGDNGFIHISDVVANRKKLEEIFGMDFEMENEAAAPDKDTSNMEIDQILKPDQPVLVQVVKEAIGTKGARLTANISIAGRYLVLLPNSSHRGVSRKIEDRGARDKLKKLIRAFEMPQDMGLICRTASASATQEQLIDEANDLINSWRMIMDNFQNSSEPTLLFEESDLVKRAILTAIDKKFDRVLIDDYKTFQTCKRLYSRYVGDNPVRIELYRDKTPMFERFNVEREIEKSLRRKIWLSSGGYLYFDKTEAMYTIDVNSGRSTSAESDVEESLVRINMEAAEEIARQLRIRNIGGLIICDFIDMKLRRNQRRVLDRLKECMKDDSAKCTILGMSEFGLVEMTRQRQRGSLLQTIFTQCPYCHGTGLIKNHESTSIEIERALKKVIKCNEQYGIKLVVHPEVDHYIHVIDKGYLKGLAESMNAQLDFGHDDALHLNEYHFYSTITNTRIEV; this comes from the coding sequence ATGGAAGAGATCCTGCTGAATATCGAGTCTAAAGAAATCCGCTACGCCCATCTGAAAAACGGACATCTTCACGATCTGATCATCGAAAGAAAAAAAGAGAGACAGCTGACCGGCAACATCTATCGCGGCCGAGTCACGAACATTCTTCGCAATATCCAGTCCGCCTTTATCGACATCGGCGAAGGGGATAACGGATTCATCCACATCTCCGACGTCGTCGCCAACAGAAAGAAGTTGGAAGAGATTTTTGGCATGGACTTCGAGATGGAGAATGAAGCGGCCGCTCCTGACAAAGATACATCCAACATGGAGATCGACCAAATTTTAAAGCCGGACCAGCCGGTGCTGGTGCAGGTGGTGAAAGAGGCAATCGGGACAAAGGGCGCACGCCTCACAGCCAACATTTCCATTGCCGGACGCTACCTTGTGCTGTTGCCTAACTCCTCCCACCGTGGAGTCTCGAGGAAGATCGAGGACAGAGGCGCCCGGGATAAATTGAAGAAGCTCATTCGCGCCTTTGAGATGCCGCAGGATATGGGCCTGATTTGCCGTACTGCAAGCGCTTCGGCGACCCAGGAGCAGCTGATTGATGAGGCCAACGACCTGATTAACAGCTGGAGGATGATTATGGATAATTTCCAAAATTCCTCCGAGCCGACCCTGCTCTTTGAAGAGTCAGACCTCGTCAAGCGGGCAATCCTGACGGCTATCGACAAAAAATTTGACAGGGTGTTGATCGACGACTACAAAACGTTCCAAACCTGCAAAAGGCTCTACAGCCGCTACGTCGGGGATAATCCTGTTCGTATCGAGCTTTACCGCGACAAGACGCCGATGTTCGAGAGGTTCAATGTCGAGCGGGAGATTGAAAAGTCCCTCCGCCGTAAAATTTGGCTTTCCTCCGGCGGTTACCTCTACTTTGACAAGACGGAAGCGATGTACACCATCGACGTCAACTCGGGAAGAAGCACTTCGGCCGAATCTGATGTCGAGGAGTCTTTGGTGCGCATCAACATGGAAGCGGCAGAGGAGATCGCAAGGCAGCTTAGGATCCGCAATATCGGAGGCCTTATCATCTGCGACTTCATCGATATGAAGCTGAGGAGAAACCAACGCCGCGTCCTAGACAGGTTGAAAGAGTGCATGAAGGATGACTCGGCCAAATGCACCATCTTAGGCATGAGTGAGTTCGGCCTGGTCGAGATGACAAGGCAGCGTCAGAGGGGCTCTCTTTTGCAGACAATCTTCACTCAGTGTCCATATTGCCATGGAACAGGCCTGATCAAGAACCATGAGAGTACCTCGATCGAGATCGAGAGGGCGCTTAAGAAGGTAATCAAGTGCAACGAGCAGTACGGCATCAAGCTTGTCGTCCATCCTGAGGTCGATCACTACATTCACGTCATCGACAAGGGCTATCTCAAGGGGCTTGCCGAGAGCATGAACGCACAACTCGATTTCGGCCACGACGATGCGCTGCATTTGAATGAATACCATTTCTATTCGACGATTACCAATACCCGTATTGAGGTGTAG
- a CDS encoding 1-acyl-sn-glycerol-3-phosphate acyltransferase codes for MNSSRRLLKSFMKKDNIPDPLQDILTGFIDDYLAIVREREGDLEKALVILSTFVALVEDEIGDPFIFQPYHQRIDSPFDYYHFGMDLLRPLVRFEDSYVQGLPIVDEITGLLKNGENVVFLSNHQTEPDPQAISLLLEKTHSEFAKEMVFVAGHRVTTDPLAIPFSKGRNLICIYSKRRIEHPPEEKEKKLMHNQKAMQKLGELLSNGGVAVYVAPSGGRDRLGPHGRPEVAPFDPQSIEMFRLIAKKSGSKTHFYPLAIWTYSLLPPPASVDNAFGETRKPSCTPIRLAFGKRIDFDQGGAFDGMNKESARQARADYALKQVKELYSGIEEVS; via the coding sequence ATGAACTCTTCCCGCAGGCTTCTTAAGTCATTCATGAAGAAGGATAATATTCCAGACCCTCTTCAAGATATACTTACAGGTTTCATTGATGATTATCTGGCTATCGTCAGGGAGCGGGAAGGGGATTTGGAAAAGGCTTTAGTCATCCTGAGTACGTTTGTGGCCCTTGTTGAAGACGAGATTGGAGATCCCTTTATTTTCCAGCCCTATCATCAAAGGATCGACAGTCCGTTTGACTACTATCACTTCGGCATGGATCTTTTAAGGCCGCTCGTGCGTTTTGAGGATTCTTATGTGCAGGGACTACCCATCGTCGATGAGATAACCGGGCTCTTGAAAAATGGAGAGAATGTCGTGTTTCTCTCCAACCACCAGACAGAGCCCGATCCCCAGGCGATCAGCCTGCTTTTAGAGAAGACGCATTCCGAATTTGCCAAGGAGATGGTCTTTGTCGCCGGTCACAGGGTGACGACCGATCCACTGGCCATTCCATTCAGTAAAGGCAGGAATTTAATTTGCATCTATTCCAAGAGAAGAATTGAGCACCCGCCGGAAGAGAAAGAGAAGAAGCTGATGCATAATCAGAAGGCAATGCAGAAGCTTGGCGAGCTTCTCTCCAACGGAGGCGTGGCTGTCTATGTCGCCCCAAGCGGCGGACGCGACCGCCTCGGACCGCACGGCCGGCCGGAAGTGGCCCCGTTCGATCCGCAAAGCATCGAGATGTTCCGTCTTATCGCCAAAAAGTCCGGTTCCAAAACGCATTTTTATCCTCTGGCCATCTGGACCTATTCCCTTTTGCCTCCTCCGGCCAGCGTCGACAATGCCTTCGGTGAGACAAGAAAGCCGTCCTGCACGCCGATCAGGCTGGCCTTCGGAAAGAGGATAGACTTCGATCAGGGTGGAGCGTTTGACGGTATGAATAAGGAATCTGCCAGGCAGGCCCGGGCTGACTATGCCCTTAAACAAGTGAAGGAGCTCTATTCGGGGATCGAAGAGGTTTCCTGA
- a CDS encoding lysophospholipid acyltransferase family protein has protein sequence MKRLYYYTIQKIIPRILGRIIKAAAALLTMTCRFELKGFDRFIKEAKGRPAILALWHSKLSLAPALLTRHTPFNYAALISKSKDGEIIAEVINAYGIRGEAIRVAHSAKFGGLIGAIDRVRKGERVLVITPDGPRGPARQVKGGIVAMALKSGALIFPMGWTCDTCWTLKTWDQMGIPKPFSKITVSIGAPINPDELTDHEMAATLIKERIDLQETSSIPE, from the coding sequence ATGAAAAGGCTATACTACTACACCATCCAAAAAATCATCCCCAGAATCCTCGGACGAATCATCAAGGCAGCCGCCGCCCTTCTCACAATGACTTGTCGCTTTGAACTAAAGGGATTCGACCGTTTTATAAAAGAAGCCAAAGGACGCCCTGCCATCTTAGCACTATGGCACAGCAAACTGAGTCTCGCTCCTGCCCTACTCACCCGCCACACCCCATTTAATTACGCAGCGTTGATCAGCAAAAGCAAAGATGGGGAGATCATCGCAGAGGTCATCAACGCCTATGGAATCCGGGGGGAAGCGATCCGCGTCGCCCATTCGGCTAAATTTGGCGGGTTGATCGGCGCGATCGATCGGGTCAGAAAAGGGGAAAGGGTGCTCGTGATAACACCGGATGGGCCAAGAGGCCCTGCTAGGCAGGTGAAGGGCGGCATTGTAGCGATGGCGCTAAAATCAGGGGCTTTGATCTTTCCCATGGGCTGGACTTGCGACACTTGCTGGACGCTAAAGACATGGGATCAGATGGGCATCCCGAAGCCTTTCAGCAAAATCACCGTTTCGATCGGTGCACCGATAAACCCTGATGAGCTGACAGACCATGAAATGGCTGCAACCTTGATCAAAGAGCGCATCGATCTTCAGGAAACCTCTTCGATCCCCGAATAG